The following coding sequences are from one Pseudomonas oryzae window:
- the tusC gene encoding sulfurtransferase complex subunit TusC: MAKSLLLICRRSPWSGPAAREALDIALAGGAFDLPISLLFLDDGVFQLHAGQKPKAIEQKDLTANLQALPLFGVEALYVAASDLQRRGLSARQLALPVTELPDAELSALLDQHELVITL; this comes from the coding sequence ATGGCCAAATCGCTGCTGCTGATCTGCCGCCGCTCGCCGTGGAGCGGCCCGGCCGCGCGCGAGGCGCTGGACATCGCCCTCGCCGGAGGAGCCTTCGACCTGCCGATCAGCCTGCTGTTTCTCGACGACGGCGTGTTCCAGCTGCACGCCGGCCAGAAGCCGAAAGCCATCGAGCAGAAGGACCTGACCGCCAACCTGCAGGCATTGCCGCTGTTCGGCGTCGAGGCGCTGTACGTGGCCGCCAGCGATCTGCAACGCCGCGGCCTGAGCGCCCGCCAGTTGGCCCTGCCGGTCACCGAACTGCCCGACGCCGAACTGTCCGCCCTGCTCGACCAACACGAACTGGTGA